One window of the Colletotrichum destructivum chromosome 6, complete sequence genome contains the following:
- a CDS encoding Putative cytochrome P450, which produces MGVAVTGVPFVAGYSSLAWVVPAIFLVYKVLTFGRREKHLPPGPPTVPVLGNAHLIPSEGFFAKVKEWSEQYGSVFSLKIGQSTMVVLNDRKAIYELLVSKGAYYNDRPPDEQFQLTTRNENIAAMHEGPKWKAERKIVAQHFSPNNLDTTLKAVQEAEVATLLHDLLERPEQFTTSVKRTTASIASITLFGHRAVDWGSFWAYAVYVSADAISRAVAPGTYLPVEQFPILKLIPNSWTESRRRGKESYQIITKVWNEAHERVRKRRDGGDKRVSMLDSMLDGDLACDVPLTYTELNNFLGAVHMGASDTTAMTTLTNILFLAKNPQFQERARVELDRVCGAERAPKWSDFKDLPFINCIVKEGLRMRPVVPTGVPHAAKMDRWYEGMFIPAGSTILIPAYALNHNADSSPDPYTYNPERFLSVADKLAPELAASPRYSERDHYSYGAGRRICVGLHLAERSLWRMVAQIIWAFRIEPAVGPDGAPVEVNTEYDAYEEGFLHGPKEYEVRFVPRSERHAEILRREFREIEGFLKQWE; this is translated from the exons ATGGGAGTAGCAGTGACTGGAGTGCCCTTCGTGGCCGGCTATTCTTCGCTTGCCTGGGTTGTCCCAGCCATCTTTTTGGTTTACAAAGTCCTTACTTTCGGCCGAAGAGAGAAGCATCTCCCGCCAGGCCCTCCCACGGTCCCGGTGCTCGGGAACGCTCACCTCATCCCATCCGAAGGCTTCTTTGCCAA AGTCAAAGAATGGAGCGAGCAATACGGTTCGGTCTTCTCGCTCAAGATCGGGCAGAGCACGATGGTGGTCCTGAACGACAGAAAGGCCATTTATGAGCTCCTGGTGTCGAAAGGCGCCTATTACAACGACAGACCGCCCGATGAACAGTTTCAGCTCACAACGCGGAATGAAAACATAGCCGCGATGCACGAGGGGCCCAAGTGGAAGGCGGAGCGGAAGATTGTTGCCCAGCACTTCTCGCCAAACAATCTCGACACGACACTCAAGGCTGTACAAGAAGCCGA AGTCGCCACACTGCTGCACGACCTTCTGGAACGGCCTGAGCAATTCACGACGAGTGTGAAGCGGACAACTGCCTCGATTGCTAGTATCACCCTATTCGGCCACCGAGCGGTAGATTGGGGAAGCTTCTGGGCATAT GCTGTCTACGTCTCCGCCGACGCG ATATCGAGAGCAGTTGCACCAGGAACCTACCTTCCGGTAGAGCAGTTCCCGATACTGAAGCTCATTCCAAACAGCTGGACAGAgtcccggcgccgaggcaAGGAATCCTACCAGATCATCACGAAGGTCTGGAACGAGGCCCATGAGCGCGTCAGGAAGCGCCGCGACGGGGGCGACAAGCGGGTGTCGATGCTTGACAGCATGCTCGACGGGGACCTCGCGTGCGACGTGCCGCTGACGTATACGGAGCTGAACAACTTCCTCGGGGCGGTCCACATGGGCGCCTCGGAcacgacggcgatgacgacgctgACCAACATCCTGTTCCTCGCCAAGAACCCGCAGTTCCAGGAGCGGGCGCGGGTTGAGCTCGACCGCGTGTGCGGCGCCGAGAGGGCGCCCAAGTGGTCCGACTTCAAGGACTTGCCGTTCATCAACTGCATCGTCAAAGAGGGGTTGAGGATGAGGCCCGT TGTGCCAACCGGAGTCCCCCACGCCGCCAAGATGGACCGGTGGTACGAAGGCATGTTCATCCCGGCTGGGAGCACCATCCTTATCCCGGCGTACGCCCTCAACCACAACGCGGACTCGTCGCCGGACCCGTACACGTACAATCCGGAGCGCTTCCTTTCCGTGGCTGATAAGCTCGCGCCAGAActggcggcgtcgccgcggTACAGCGAGCGCGACCACTACTCGTACGGCGCTGGGCGGCGCATCTGCGTCGGGCTGCACCTGGCCGAGAGGTCGCTGTGGCGTATGGTCGCGCAGATCATCTGGGCATTCCGCATCGAGCCGGCGGTCGGGCCGGATGGGGCGCCGGTCGAAGTGAACACGGAGTACGACGCGTACGAGGAGGGGTTCCTTCATGGGCCGAAGGAGTACGAGGTGCGGTTTGTGCCGCGGAGTGAGAGGCACGCTGAGATTTTGAGGCGGGAGTTTCGTGAGATTGAGGGCTTTCTGAAGCAGTGGGAGTAG
- a CDS encoding Putative pectate lyase PlyH/PlyE, pectin lyase/virulence factor, whose amino-acid sequence MRLLHISVVFVLLFAASTGTAYGSRKTSQPKGNRPALFPIPVSRGSVTYKSAKRIRGVFDGGLKTYGRGVACNSRREGVDADAVFVLEDRAVLRNALIGADQNEGVHCLRSCAIENVWWTAVCEDALTMKGDGDGRVLGGGARGARDKVIQHDGRGTVTIIGFTVVDFGKLYRACGNCAVSGKRIVFMKNVRAFHGEVLAGVNTNRGDVATIDATCATGVRDICTEFLDAPPGGKSKKLRSGRSRACRYQTVPPC is encoded by the coding sequence ATGCGTCTACTCCACATATCAGTCGTTTTCGTCCTTCTATTTGCCGCTTCAACCGGGACGGCATACGGCAGTAGGAAGACCAGCCAACCGAAAGGCAACCGTCCGGCCCTCTTCCCGATACCAGTCTCAAGAGGGTCCGTGACATACAAGAGCGCAAAGAGAATCCGTGGCGTATTTGACGGGGGCTTGAAAACGtacggccgcggcgttgCGTGCAACAGCCGGAGGGAGGGCGTAGATGCAGATGCCGTTTTCGTACTGGAGGATAGAGCTGTATTGAGGAATGCTCTTATCGGTGCCGACCAGAACGAAGGTGTTCACTGTCTTAGGTCATGTGCTATTGAGAACGTGTGGTGGACGGCGGTGTGTGAGGACGCCCTGACGATGAAgggggacggagacggcagagtccttggcggcggcgcacgCGGGGCGAGGGACAAGGTTATCCAGCATGATGGCCGAGGGACCGTCACGATAATAGGCTTCACAGTCGTGGACTTTGGAAAGCTCTACCGTGCTTGTGGGAATTGCGCTGTGTCAGGGAAAAGGATCGTCTTTATGAAGAATGTCAGGGCGTTCCACGGCGAGGTTCTCGCCGGCGTGAACACAAACAGAGGCGATGTGGCGACGATTGACGCCACTTGTGCCACAGGCGTGCGAGATATTTGTaccgagttcctcgacgcACCCCCTGGGGGTAAGTCAAAGAAGCTTAGGAGCGGTCGGAGCCGGGCCTGTCGATATCAAACAGTTCCCCCCTGTTGA
- a CDS encoding Putative major facilitator, sugar transporter, major facilitator superfamily: MASRGDHEVQHLRKAAENEVEEKLGQSAIFEAKQASDEEHAQTLKQALSQNRKAVFWSVMISMSIVMEGYDVILINNFFAYPEFQRKYGRWYGPDIGYQVSGPWQTGLTMAATVGAIFGGLMNGYFASKYGYRWVMIGAMFFLNCFIFVVFFAHSAAMLLVGQILCGLSWGVFATLSPAYASEVCPTNLRGYMTTYVNLCWAIGQLIAAGVLRGCLGIEGEMAYRIPFAIQWLWPVPLMIISYFAPESPWYLVRKDRLDEARRSIERLSGDKTQDQINAQLAMMVHTTRVESGVTAGVTYLDCFKGFDLRRTEICCVAFAGQVMSGSSFAYTPTYFFTTAGMDVANAFELSLGAKGMAFIGTVMSWWLISYWGRRPIYVVGIGSLTVILFIVGILDVSAGDRGLWPSGGLCVFWLFIYSLTIGPITYSIISETSSVRLRPLTVVLSRNAYQLVNIVSQVLQTYMMNPTEWNLKGKAGFFWSATAGIIFVWSYFRLPECKGRTYEELDMLFARKVSARQFSKAHVDAYASSKQVEDVMEAGPRKEDL; this comes from the exons ATGGCCTCCAGAGGCGATCATGAGGTCCAGCACCTCCGAAAGGCAGCCGAaaacgaggtcgaggagaagctgggccagTCGGCCATCTTCGAGGCCAAGCAGGCGTCGGATGAAGAGCATGCCCAGACCCTCAAGCAGGCGCTCAGTCAGAACAGAAAGGCGGTTTTCTGGTCTGTCATGATTTCCATGTCGATTGTCATGGAAGG ATACGACGTCATCTTGATCAACAACTTCTTTGCGTACCCGGAGTTCCAGAGGAAGTATGGCCGCTGGTATGGCCCGGATATCGGGTACCAGGTCTCCGGGCCGTGGCAAACAGGCTTGACGATGGCTGCtaccgtcggcgccatcttTG GTGGCTTGATGAACGGATATTTCGCGTCCAAGTACGGGTACAGATGGGTCATGATCGGGGCCATGTTCTTCCTGAACTGCTTCATCTttgtcgtcttcttcgcccacTCGGCCGCGATGCTTCTCGTGGGACAGATCCTGTGCGGTCTGTCGTGGGGTGTCTTCGCGACCCTCAGTCCCGCGTATG CTTCCGAAGTCTGTCCGACCAACCTGCGAGGTTACATGACGACATAC GTCAACCTTTGCTGGGCAATTGGTCAGCTGATTGCTGCTGGTGTCCTACGCGGGTGCCTCGGTATCGAGGGCGAAATGGCGTACCGCATTCCGTTTGCCATCCAATGG CTTTGGCCCGTGCCGTTGATGATCATCTCGTACTTCGCCCCAGAGAGTCCCTGGTACCTCGTGCGCAAAGACcgtctcgacgaggccaggCGCTCCATCGAGCGGCTCAGCGGCGACAAGACGCAGGACCAGATCAACGCCCAGCTGGCCATGATGGTCCACACCACCAGGGTCGAGTCTGGCGTGACCGCCGGGGTGACGTACCTGGACTGCTTCAAGGGCTTTGACCTGCGCCGCACCGAGATCTGCTgcgtcgccttcgccggccaGGTCATGTCCGGCAGCAGCTTCGCCTACACGCCGACCTACTTCTTCACGACGGCGGGAATGGACGTCGCCAACGCCTTCGAGCTCAGCCTGGGCGCCAAGGGCATGGCGTTCATCGGCACCGTGAT GTCATGGTGGCTCATCTCGTACTGGGGCCGCCGCCCTATCTACGTCGTTGGTATCGGCTCGCTCACCGTCAttctcttcatcgtcggcatcctcgacgtcTCCGCGGGCGATAGAGGCCTGTGGCCGTCGGGCGGTCTCTGCGTCTTCTGGCTTTTCATCTAT TCACTCACGATTGGCCCGATTACC TACAGCATCATTAGCGAGACGTCGTCAGTCCGTCTCCGCCCCCTCACCGTTGTGCTCTCCCGGAACGCATACCAGCTGGTCAACATTGTTTCGCAGGTTCTTCAGACTTACATGAT GAACCCTACCGAGTGGAACTTGAAGGGGAAGGCCGGGTTCTTCTGGtccgccacggccggcaTCATATTTGTGTGGTCATACTTCCGTCTTCCCGAGTGCAAGGGCCGCACGTACGAGGAGTTGGACATGCTGTTTGCCAGGAAGGTTTCCGCGAGGCAGTTCTCAAAGGCCCACGTGGACGCATATGCCTCCTCCAAACAAGTCGAGGATGTGATGGAGGCTGGGCCACGGAAGGAAGATCTCTGA
- a CDS encoding Putative cytochrome P450 — protein MDSTIIPLHLHWPPQMVHLLSNGPSLVAAVLLAVVLSFLIQWATADRSIPKITSSKSWFATRQDFAAHGVEIIEKGFQQVKTGVFRVTALDGKLSSHSSLRGIRTALDGMIEDLHVAGSDLVLIAPEHWLAICKKKDEEVAPARKEVCRLLTLCPRGSAGSTGPPPQLTRPKFFLCDLHGAPFEEHFLYRYLGARMPGFDRYLDVISEALDEGISSILDKDFDYSQGGMSTLSILRFPCACLSREMLLTLSFKACKRVIMQPQILHVYSHVIWRVILGNNFRPEVVDIFETYSATLIPVMKKLKAQRPMMARITAAFSGEVRLVNAQLERATAFFTPIFQQCAEAFEKGLSGSSVDNDWFEELIRMAPAEKRRDYKYLTNILIGFAFTFVFSPGPSTTQVVYEFAFRPDYVEEVLQEAHDVLGERPESWSFTRDSLRRLSLLDSFCKETHKHHPTAASNLMKKIHKTQTLPNGVVLPAGTIFEVVMTAAHLSNSNLEAPAEWDGRRYHDLRQRMSSTATGSNKYDWGSATRDDVNFGYASHMCPGRWAGCSIAKMFLIKLLSRFDIGPEEGHTERYADLHSGQYILPNPTKHILIRPRQ, from the exons ATGGACTCTACCATTATCCCTTTACACTTACACTGGCCACCGCAGATGGTGCATCTGCTGAGCAACGGCCCATCTCTCGTGGCAGCCGtgcttctcgccgtcgtgtTGTCGTTCCTGATCCAATGGGCCACTGCGGACCGCTCCATCCCCAAGATCACGAGTTCCAAGTCCTGGTTTGCGACCAGGCAGGACTTTGCCGCCCACGGCGTCGAAATCATCGAGAAGGGTTTCCAACAGGTCAAAACCGGCGTGTTCCGTGTGACGGCTCTAGATGGTAAGCTTTCGTCCCACAGTTCTTTGCGCGGCATACGAACCGCGCTCGACGGGATGATAGAAGACTTACATGTCGCAGGCTCCGACTTGGTTCTCATCGCACCGGAACATTGGTTAGCCATTtgcaagaagaaggatgaAGAGGTCGCGCCCGCTCGCAAAGAGGTTTGTCGTCTCTTGACCCTTTGTCCTCGCGGCTCTGCGGGATCGACTGGGCCTCCCCCCCAGCTAACACGCCCCAAGTTCTTCCTGTGCGACTTGCACGGCGCACCCTTCGAAGAGCATTTCCTCTACAGATATCTCGGCGCACGCATGCCGGGATTCG ACCGCTATCTCGATGTCATATCTGAGGCACTGGATGAGGGCATCTCCAGCATCTTGGACAAAGACTTCGACTACTCCCAGGGTGGTATGTCGACCCTTTCGATCCTGCGCTTCCCATGCGCGTGTCTTTCCCGAGAAATGCTGCTAACATTATCCTTCAAAGCATGCAAACGCGTCATCATGCAGCCCCAGATCCTCCACGTCTATTCGCATGTCATCTGGCGAGTCATCCTCGGCAACAACTTCAGGCCCGAGGTCGTGGACATCTTCGAGACGTACTCGGCGACGCTGATCCCCGTGATGAAAAAGCTCAAGGCGCAGAGGCCCATGATGGCGCgcatcaccgccgccttctcgggCGAGGTGCGCCTCGTCAACGCGCAGCTGGAGCGGGCGACCGCCTTCTTCACGCCCATCTTCCAACAGTGCGCTGAGGCCTTTGAGAAGGGCCTCTCGGGCAGCTCGGTCGACAACGACTGGTTCGAGGAACTGATCCGCAtggcgccggccgagaagcgcCGCGACTACAAGTACCTCACCAACATCCTGATCGGGTTCGCCTTCACGTTCGTCTTCTCCCCcgggccgtcgacgacgcagGTCGTCTACGAGTTCGCCTTCCGTCCCGACTacgtcgaggaggtgctCCAAGAGGCGCACGATGTCTTGGGAGAGCGCCCAGAGAGTTGGAGTTTCACGCGGGACAGCCTTCGCCGGCTTTCGCTGTTGGACAGCTTCTGCAAAGAGACCCATAAACACCATCCAACGGCCGCCT CCAACCTGATGAAGAAGATCCACAAGACTCAGACGCTGCCCAACGGGGTCGTCCTACCGGCCGGCACCatcttcgaggtcgtcatgacggcggcgcacCTGTCCAACTCCAACCTCGAGGCCCCGGCCGAGTGGGACGGGCGCCGCTACCACGACCTGCGGCAgcggatgtcgtcgacggcgaccgGCTCCAACAAGTATGACTGGGGCAGCGCGACGAGGGACGACGTCAACTTCGGCTACGCCTCCCACATGTGTCCCGGGCGTTGGGCCGGGTGTTCCATCGCCAAGATGTTCCTCATCAAGCTCCTATCCCGCTTTGATATCGGCCCGGAGGAAGGACACACCGAGAGATATGCAGACCTTCATTCAGGCCAATAC ATCTTGCCGAATCCTACCAAGCATATTCTGATCCGACCGAGGCAGTAG
- a CDS encoding Putative amidase signature domain-containing protein: protein MTSQQLVICYMQRTFQTQEYVSSVMQMNPDVLAIAARMDELRKAGQLLGPLHGISFTVKDNIATKDSMETTADSWALLGSVVPRDAFVVARLRAAGAVLFGKATMSEWADMRSTGYSEGYSPRGGQARSPYNLTLNPFGSSSGSAIGVAANAIAFSLGTETDGSVISPAHRNAVVGFKPTVGLASRDGVIPECEHQDTVGTFGRIVRDAVYALYAIYGVDPRDNYTDAQRGKTPLSGGQLIDLIKTAGARVVNYTVITDYDNIVEKRGWDWDWRAKELNRPYESEYTVVKVDFYNNIKKYLSELQKTDIRSLEDIIRFNYENDGTEGGHPYGQNYTDAGSGRTSYHGHPAFRTGQNGFLMSNATQGSQDETYWRALEFMQRTTRGGIDAALTHDGTRLSGLLVPPSVGQTYQVAAQAGYPMVTITAGVDPVSGMPFGLGIMQTAFAEEELVRWASAIEDLQLTSGTELKRTRPKWYRYLEKPLPIRRES, encoded by the exons ATGACTTCCCAACAGCTGGTGATCTGCTACATGCAGCGGACCTTCCAGACGCAGGAATATGTCAG CTCCGTGATGCAGATGAACCCTGACGTCTTGGCAATCGCAGCCAGGATGGACGAGCTGAGAAAAGCaggccagcttctcggcccgTTACACGGCATCTCTTTTACCGTCAAAGACAACATCGCAACCAAAGACAGTATGGAGACCACGGCCGACAGCTGGGCTCTCTTGGGGAGCGTCGTTCCCCGCGATgccttcgtcgtcgcgcgTCTCagggcggccggggccgtCCTCTTCGGAAAGGCAACGATGAGCGAGTGGGCGGACATGAGAAGCACGGGGTATTCCGAGGGCTACTCGCCGAGGGGGGGACAGGCGCGGAGCCCTTACAACCTTACCCTGAACCCATTTGGCAGCAGTTCCGGCAGCGCCATCGGCGTGGCTGCCAACGCGATTGCCTTCTCTCTCGGGACCGAAACCGATGGCAGCG TCATCAGTCCTGCTCACAGGAACGCTGTGGTGGGCTTCAAGCCAACGGTCGGACTGGCCTCGAGAGATGG GGTAATCCCGGAATGCGAGCATCAAGACACGGTCGGCACTTTCGGACGAATCGTGAGGGACGCCGTGTACGCGCTCTATGCCATCTACGGCGTAGACCCCCGAGACAACTACACGGATGCTCAGCGCGGGAAAACTCCGTTATCCGGAG GACAACtcatcgacctgatcaagACGGCCGGCGCACGCGTCGTCAACTACACCGTAATAACCGACTATGACAACATCGTGGAGAAACGCGGgtgggactgggactggcGCGCAAAGGAGCTCAACAGGCCGTACGAGTCCGAGTACACGGTGGTGAAGGTCGACTTCtacaacaacatcaagaagTACCTCTCGGAGCTGCAGAAAACGGACATCCGCTCGCTCGAGGACATCATCCGCTTCAACTACGAGAACGACGGGACCGAGGGCGGGCACCCTTACGGGCAGAACTACACCgacgccggcagcggcagaaCCTCGTACCACGGCCACCCGGCGTTCCGCACCGGGCAGAACGGCTTCCTCATGTCCAACGCCACGCAGGGGTCCCAGGACGAGACGTACTGGCGGGCGCTCGAATTCATGCAGAGAACGACGCGCGGCGGGATCGACGCGGCTTTGACCCACGACGGGACGCGGCTTTCTGGCTTGCTCGTGCCTCCGTCCGTGGGTCAGACCTACCAGGTCGCGGCGCAGGCCGGGTATCCCATGGTCACCATCACGGCGGGCGTGGACCCGGTTTCGGGTATGCCGTTCGGGCTCGGGATCATGCAGACGGCGtttgccgaggaggagcttgTCCGCTGGGCCAGCGCCATTGAGGACTTGCAGTTGACTTCGGGCACGGAGCTAAAGAGGACGCGACCGAAGTGGTACAGATACTTGGAGAAGCCACTCCCGATCAGAAGGGAGTCATAG
- a CDS encoding Putative paired amphipathic helix superfamily protein: MHSMSEPPEIFTTPAESQSGSATFQESWSFLEDVKKRFDAAQPEVYVAVINALSSFYTTTQKATGGVDRSLMEVHETVKALLQGHADLIERFESSLPQDYLDRRRRTLDRERRNAPSH, translated from the exons ATGCACTCCATGTCAGAACCGCCCGAGATCTTCACCACCCCGGCCGAGAGCCAATCCGGGTCGGCAACGTTCCAAGAGAGTTGGAGTTTTCTAGAAGACGTGAAA AAGCGATTCGATGCGGCTCAGCCCGAAGTGTACGTGGCCGTCATCAACGCTCTTAGCAGCTTTTACACAACTACGCAGAAAGCAACGGGAGGCGTCGATAGGAGCCTAATGGAGGTACACGAGACTGTGAAGGCGCTGCTTCAGGGCCACGCGGATCTGATCGAGAGGTTCGAGAGCAGCCTCCCTCAGGATTacctcgaccgccgccggaggACGCTGGACCGCGAAAGGCGAAATGCCCCATCCCATTAG
- a CDS encoding Putative cytochrome P450, giving the protein MDYTGGIFSFTTGRMAVVFGFGVLVAYLLYRALLPRPLPGIPYNEAASKSLLGDMPEMVGHAEKTGEMYDWLGAQNIKHRSPIIQVFGRPFSKPWVIISDFRETQDILMRRGKELDRSAFTADLLRGVIPEHHSRWQTNDEWKGRRRLIGDVLNPSFLNKVAAPLLHESTMRMTDLWREKARLAKGRPFWAMKDISHCALDAVLGFTFGPGLEGLSATQPDLDYLSSLPFLPSSGDKTEATDSLKPVVFPHAPSNPVIEALFKLSDSLETAMKSLFPVLAHWFLRQGQGMKTAIRLKEDLLRRQIDLSAARVQSSPEDHAVRCAVDEMVRRERGLAAKEERTPAFHTRFFYDELYGFTLGGHESTSNSNQWGVKTLARNQAQQAKLRSRLREALPSAVAERRMPTAQEIMQVRCPYLEASIEELFRVSLTAPMCVRSATQDTQILGCRIPKGTVVFQVWNQAGYTQPGFAVDEALRTPAAQVAAAAKGPTGSGGLGDESGFDTAAYVPERWLVKTEDGREVFDATRGRNMIFSMGPRGCYGRKLAYVQFRMMVVLVLWNFQLEELPYELNTTGAYDKLTREPHDCYVKLTALPL; this is encoded by the exons ATGGATTACACCGGCGGCATTTTCAGCTTCACGACCGGCAGGATGGCCGTGGTCTTTGGCTTCGGCGTCCTGGTGGCGTATCTTTTATATCGAGCGCTGCTCCCGCGGCCTCTTCCCGGCATCCCCTACAAcgaggcggcgtcgaagtCACTCCTAGGCGACATGCCCGAGATGGTGGGCcacgccgagaagacggggGAGATGTACGACTGGCTCGGGGCGCAGAACATCAAGCACCGCTCGCCCATCATCCAGGTCTTTGGCCGGCCGTTCAGCAAGCCCTGGGTCATCATCTCGGACTTCCGCGAGACCCAGGACATCTTGATGCGCCGgggcaaggagctcgaccgCTCGGCCTTCACCGCCGACCTGCTGCGCGGCGTGATCCCTGAACACCACAGCAGGTGGCAGACGAACGACGAATGGAagggccgccggcggctgatCGGGGACGTGCTGAACCCCAGCTTCctcaacaaggtcgccgcGCCTCTCCTGCACGAGAGCACCATGCGTATGACGGATCTCTGGCGCGAGAAGGCAAGGCTGGCGAAAGGCCGGCCGTTCTGGGCCATGAAAGACATCAGCCACTGCGCGCTTGACGCCGTTCTCGGCTTCACCTTCGGGCCCGGGCTCGAGGGTCTCAGCGCAACCCAGCCGGACCTGGACTACCTGTCTTCCTTGCCTTTCTTGCCGTCATCCGGTGACAAGACCGAAGCCACAGATAGCCTGAAGCCGGTAGTCTTCCCGCACGCGCCCTCCAACCCCGTCATCGAGGCCCTGTTCAAGCTCTCGGACAGCCTTGAAACGGCGATGAAGTCCCTGTTCCCGGTGCTTGCGCACTGGTTTCTGCGTCAGGGGCAGGGCATGAAGACAGCGATCCGCCTCAAAGAAGATTTGCTGCGGCGTCAAATCGATCTTTCCGCGGCCAGGGTCCAGTCTTCGCCGGAAGATCATGCGGTGCGATGTGCCGTGGACGAGATGGTGCGCAGGGAAAGGGGCCTAGCTGCGAAGGAGGAGCGAACGCCAGCTTTCCACACCCGCTTCTTCTATGACGAG CTCTACGGCTTCACCCTGGGCGGGCACGAGTCGACGTCCAACTCCAACCAGTGGGGGGTCAAGACGCTGGCGCGCAaccaggcccagcaggccaAGCTCCGCTCCCGACTGAGGGAGGCCCTTCCTTCAGCAGTGGCCGAGAGGCGCATGCCGACGGCGCAGGAGATCATGCAGGTGCGGTGTCCCTACCTGGAGGCGAGCATTGAAGAGCTGTTCCGCGTGTCGCTGACGGCGCCCATGTGCGTCCGGAGCGCCACGCAGGACACCCAGATCCTGGGCTGCCGCATCCCCAAGGGCACTGTCGTCTTCCAGGTCTGGAACCAGGCCGGGTACACGCAGcccggcttcgccgtcgacgaggcgctgCGCACACCGGCTGCccaggtggcggcggcggccaagggacccaccggctccggcggtctcggcgacgagtcGGGATTCGACACGGCTGCGTACGTGCCCGAGCGGTGGCTGGTCAAGACGGAGGACGGCAGGGAGGTGTTCGACGCGACGCGCGGGCGGAACATGATCTTCAGCATGGGTCCCCGGGGCTGTTACGGGCGGAAGCTGGCGTACGTGCAGTTTCGCATGATGGTCGTGCTGGTGTTGTGGAACttccagctcgaggagctgccTTACGAGCTCAACACGACCGGCGCCTATGACAAGTTGACCAGAGAGCCGCACGACTGCTACGTCAAGTtgacggcgctgccgctgtgA
- a CDS encoding uncharacterized protein (Putative aromatic prenyltransferase DMATS-type, fungi) — MVAATNGSDLARQEDSRFWWDELAHPLLSLMKSAGYSAEEQEQYVEFVNQFVVPSLGPRPMTTKTGVRLPPFDSFCSDDFSPAELSWNVGPARSKIRVGSEPIGPFAGTSKDPFNQDESQVVMSRLLRQGRGPVDGELWEFFKKHLHVEAKNAHEIVAKMAANEHMTTNTISFDLEGELPAPKVYFYPIPISLLQNNHAGEIITDVIAQLPVNLEPSFNPVRDFVYRYKRQRDNEYILRLELIAFDAIRPADSRFKLYLRTKETCMARVEEVYSLGGALKGPEIDNGLDLIRSFYMHVLGTTASEEDLPRSTHRTAGIIFNMELKHNSPEPLPKVYIPVRHYGGTDLRIAQSLSNFFRACGLTHMADTYVDAVQKAFPTQDFSTTIGRHSYVGLSYNKNGPYITMYYNTMTYSAGDERNADGKLVGPAAMKQRHLLD, encoded by the exons ATGGTTGCCGCGACGAACGGCTCAGACCTCGCGCGTCAGGAGGACTCGCGGTTCTGGTGGGACGAACTCGCgcatcccctcctctccctcatGAAGAGTGCTGGATACTCTgccgaggaacaggaacagtATGTCGAGTTCGTCAACCAGTTCGTTGTCCCGTCCCTAGGGCCCCGTCCAATGACCACCAAGACGGGCGTCCGGCTCCCCCCTTTCGACAGCTTCTGCTCCGACGACTTCTCGCCCGCCGAGCTCAGTTGGAACGTTGGGCCCGCACGCTCCAAGATCCGCGTAGGCTCCGAGCCCATCGGGCCCTTCGCCGGAACCTCAAAGGACCCCTTCAACCAGGATGAGTCCCAAGTGGTCATGTCCCGCCTGCTGCGCCAGGGCCGCGGCCCGGTCGACGGGGAGCTCTGGGAGTTCTTCAAGAAGCACCTCcacgtcgaggccaagaacgCCCACGAGATCGTGGCCAAGATGGCGGCCAACGAGCACATGACAACCAACACCATCTCGTTCGACCTGGAGGGCGAGCTGCCGGCGCCCAAGGTGTACTTCTACCCCATCCCCATCTCCCTGCTGCAGAACAACCACGCCGGCGAGATCATCACCGACGTCATCGCGCAGCTGCCGGTGAACCTGGAACCCTCCTTCAACCCCGTCCGCGACTTCGTCTACCGCTACAAGAGGCAGCGTGACAACGAGTACATCCTGCGGCTGGAGCTGATCGCCTTCGACGCCATCCGCCCCGCCGATTCCCGCTTCAAGCTGTACCTCCGCACTAAGGAGACCTGCATGGCGCGGGTGGAAGAGGTGTACTCCCTCGGGGGCGCGCTCAAGGGCCCCGAGATCGACAACGGCCTGGATCTGATCCGGTCCTTCTACATGCACGTCCTGGGGACCACCGCCTCGGAGGAGGATCTGCCCCGCAGCACGCACCGTACGGCGGGCATCATCTTCAACATGGAGTTGAAGCACAACAGCCCCGAGCCGTTGCCAAAGGTGTACATCCCCGTCCGTCACTACGGCGGGACGGACCTGCGGATCGCCCAGTCGCTCAGTAACTTCTTCCGCGCCTGTGGACTGACTCATATGGCCGACACGTATGTTGATGCAGTCCAAAAAGCTTT CCCGACTCAAGACTTTTCCACCACAATCGGAAGACACTCTTACGTCGGTCTGTCGTACAACAAGAATGGACCCTACATCACAATGTACTACAACACAATGACTTATTCGGCGGGAGATGAGAGGAATGCGGATGGGAAGCTTGTCGGACCTGCGGCTATGAAACAGCGTCATTTGCTAGACTGA